The Salvia miltiorrhiza cultivar Shanhuang (shh) chromosome 1, IMPLAD_Smil_shh, whole genome shotgun sequence genome has a window encoding:
- the LOC131006067 gene encoding thioredoxin-like 3-3 codes for MEKEKIQEFGESNSPSDLLKNAKCNLVTATSDDNLKEIFRQIKASKTPTVINYGASWCRVCSRILPAFCQLSTEFSKLSFVYADIDECPETTQHIRYTPTFHFYRDGERVDEMFGAGEERLHDRLWLHS; via the exons ATGGAGAAGGAAAAGATTCAAGAATTTGGAGAGAGCAATTCGCCCTCAGATTTGCTCAAAAATGCCAAATGTAATCTCGTTACCGCCACCAGTGACGACAATTTGAAGGAAATCTTTCGTCAAATCAAAGCCTCCAAAACCCCC ACGGTTATCAACTACGGTGCCTCATG GTGTCGCGTTTGCAGTCGGATCCTCCCTGCATTCTGCCAATTGAGCACCGAGTTTTCGAAGCTATCTTTTGTGTATGCTGATATCGATGAATGCCCGGAGACGACGCAGCACATACGGTACACGCCCACGTTTCATTTCTACAGAGACGGCGAAAGGGTTGACGAGATGTTTGGGGCCGGAGAGGAGCGCCTGCACGATCGCCTCTGGCTGCACTCCTGA
- the LOC131006068 gene encoding uncharacterized protein LOC131006068, with translation MKKLFFFRSSSSNNVSPPSTDKQVYWEKPTERVDKSVKNKHASEDQVFGSTPILRRSLSFSSGSLYDTGKGLRNNSEQTGSPHSSGHHPNKQSGHRSSRCRTLTPERQTRANFVDTVMLRNAQSMEQYGCTVSGAHSDLSDISSYCSSNVSSKVLDRYIDGEQIERYETKSDFSTRNQFENGNVVKKPPKFSAPVAHDARKQKPKSRSFREIKTSQVQLSSKDGCDTGYCNESPRKLAKHVVERLSQSQFQPKMRSKEFDSENPITIEDVYGRNLNRYANAYPDEDSPKNCTMDWHAEISDGSRHDESSEYLEKQSFSGDKDMPGENLDGVIDNDVALFQKFKEAEDRAITLSEELQKGNFFQLKGLGVPTLIQTIRSLAEEKVNLAVEVSAAFEDRIAERALFREKLKLGRTDLEAQSRRLEKEKNEMQIALEKELDRRSTEWSLKLEKLQAEEHRLRERVRELAEQNVSLQREVSSSGEREMETRTKTTNSEKQLTELSTQVKEAREENHYLQKTLSELQDKARAVEEESDCIRRKYEEKVRESKDMHQAVSRLQRTCNDQERTIEGLRGLCEELGKKISNDNFDFGIAKLQIEHVRLTGVEHALRKEVESYRVDVDSLRRENIDLLNRLKNNGKEGGFSTFKLDRELQNRICCLQNQMLSLLTETSQLGRKLIEYVKTNGGFPLNKGPGSTTCLDGHVLVEYEVKLQGLERAAENLATSTKTMSSVLQEKSTLMHENCQPVGVNVQTPVSSVESQKPEDIIRSELKSETLLTSLLREKLYSRELDVEQLQAELAAAIRGNDVLKSEVQNAVDNFSCVNHKMKEVELQMIKKDETVNQLHGDLQDCKKELAILRGILPKVSEERDMMWEEVKRHTESNMLLNSEVNALRKRIEALDEDILVKEGQISILKDSLGKPFDLLATPDPTTEFCWTDAR, from the exons ATGAAGAAGCTATTCTTTTTCAGATCAAGTTCATCAAACAATGTCTCCCCACCATCAACAGATAAGCAAGTTTACTGGGAGAAACCAACTGAGAGAGTTGATAAGTCTGTTAAAAATAAGCATGCCTCAGAAGATCAGGTATTCGGCAGCACACCCATTCTAAGAAGAAGCCTCTCATTTTCATCTGGGTCTCTTTATGACACCGGAAAAGGGCTAAGGAACAACAGTGAGCAAACTGGTTCTCCACATAGTTCTGGTCATCATCCAAATAAGCAATCGGGACATCGTTCATCCAG ATGTCGTACTCTTACTCCAGAGAGGCAAACCAGAGCAAATTTTGTTGATACAGTTATGCTTCGGAATGCACAGAGCATGGAGCAATATGGCTGTACTGTTTCTGGAGCGCACTCTGATTTGTCAGATATCTCTTCTTATTGCTCTAGTAATGTCTCAAGTAAGGTTTTGGATCGCTACATTGATGGGGAACAGATAGAAAGGTATGAAACCAAAAGTGATTTCTCCACGAGAAACCAATttgaaaatggaaatgtggTAAAGAAGCCGCCAAAGTTTTCTGCACCTGTTGCACATGATGCTAGGAAGCAAAAACCTAAGTCTCGATCCTTCAGAGAAATCAAGACATCACAAGTTCAGCTTTCCTCAAAAGATGGGTGTGATACTGGATATTGCAATGAATCACCACGGAAGCTAGCCAAACATGTGGTTGAGAGACTTTCCCAGTCTCAGTTTCAACCTAAGATGAGGTCAAAAGAATTTGACTCTGAGAATCCAATCACCATTGAAGATGTCTATGGAAGGAACTTGAATCGATATGCCAATGCATATCCTGATGAAGATTCTCCGAAAAATTGTACAATGGATTGGCACGCTGAGATTAGTGATGGTTCTCGCCATGATGAAAGTTCTGAATACTTGGAAAAGCAGTCTTTTTCTGGTGATAAAGACATGCCTGGAGAAAATCTTGATGGTGTAATAGATAATGATGTTGCACTATTTCAAAAATTCAAGGAAGCTGAGGACCGTGCCATAACTCTCTCAGAAGAGCTTCAAAAGGGAAACTTTTTTCAGTTAAAAGGACTTGGCGTGCCAACATTGATCCAAACAATTAGGAGCCTAGCAGAGGAAAAGGTAAATCTGGCTGTAGAGGTTTCAGCAGCTTTTGAGGATAGGATTGCTGAGAGGGCCTTGTTTAGAGAAAAACTTAAACTTGGAAGAACAGACCTAGAAGCACAGTCCCGCAGATTGGAGAAGGAAAAGAATGAGATGCAGATAGCACTTGAAAAGGAGTTAGACAGGAGATCAACCGAGTGGTCACTCAAGCTCGAGAAATTACAGGCAGAAGAACATAGGCTTCGTGAAAGGGTACGTGAACTAGCAGAGCAGAATGTTTCCCTCCAAAGAGAAGTCTCTTCCTCTGGTGAAAGGGAAATGGAAACTAGAACCAAAACTACAAACTCTGAGAAACAACTTACTGAATTATCTACTCAAGTCAAGGAAGCTAGGGAGGAGAACCATTATTTACAGAAAACACTATCTGAATTGCAAGACAAAGCTAGGGCAgtagaagaagaaagtgatTGCATCCGAAGGAAGTACGAGGAGAAGGTTCGTGAGTCTAAGGATATGCACCAAGCTGTCAGTAGGCTCCAAAGAACCTGCAATGATCAAGAGAGGACAATTGAGGGACTACGAGGTCTATGTGAAGAACTTGGTAAGAAAATTTCTAACGATAATTTTGACTTTGGGATTGCAAAGCTGCAAATCGAACATGTGAGGCTGACAGGAGTGGAACATGCACTTAGGAAGGAGGTGGAATCATATAGGGTTGATGTTGATTCACTTAGGCGTGAGAACATTGATCTGCTCAATCGTCTGAAAAATAATGGGAAGGAAGGTGGATTTTCAACTTTTAAGTTGGATCGGGAACTACAGAATCGTATTTGCTGCTTGCAAAATCAAATGCTCTCACTGCTTACTGAGACCAGCCAACTTGGCAGGAAGTTAATTGAATATGTTAAAACCAATGGTGGCTTCCCATTGAACAAAGGGCCAGGTTCTACCACATGTTTAGATGGCCATGTTCTTGTTGAATATGAAGTGAAGCTCCAAGGTCTAGAGAGGGCAGCTGAGAACTTAGCAACTAGTACGAAGACCATGTCCAGTGTCCTTCAAGAGAAATCCACTTTGATGCATGAGAATTGCCAACCAGTTGGTGTCAATGTTCAAACACCTGTCTCGAGTGTTGAATCGCAGAAACCAGAG GATATAATCAGATCAGAGTTGAAATCAGAGACCCTGTTGACCAGTTTGTTACGCGAGAAGCTTTATTCCAGGGAGCTTGATGTGGAACAGTTGCAAGCTGAGCTTGCTGCAGCTATTAGAGGCAATGATGTTCTCAAAAGTGAGGTCCAAAATGCAGTGGATAATTTCTCTTGCGTAAACCACAAGATGAAAGAAGTTGAACTTCAG ATGATAAAAAAGGACGAGACCGTCAATCAGCTCCACGGGGATCTGCAAGACTGCAAAAAGGAGCTGGCCATACTGAGGGGAATACTACCAAAGGTATCCGAAGAGAGGGATATGATGTGGGAGGAGGTAAAGCGGCACACTGAGAGTAACATGCTGCTGAATTCTGAGGTTAACGCGCTGAGAAAGAGAATAGAGGCCCTCGATGAAGACATACTAGTGAAAGAAGGCCAAATCTCCATTTTGAAAGATAGCCTCGGCAAGCCTTTCGACCTTCTTGCGACTCCTGATCCGACCACCGAATTCTGCTGGACGGATGCACGTTGA
- the LOC131006069 gene encoding peroxisome biogenesis protein 12 yields the protein MLFQVGGQGTRPTFFEMSAAQQLPSSVRAALTYSLGVFALRRPFIHKILDYEDEFFALLMLVLETHSLRTTDASFSESLYGLRRRGVKIKLKKSNLLTNSADEVHHTGLHKRQKVLSVVFLVVLPYLKSKLQSTYNREREASLQASLWGDSDERFDDDYVSRGNNSFGPRDVSNVEASARARCVKRLRKIVGACYPWLHAGNEGLCFAYQLLYLLDATGFYSLGLHALGIHVCRATGQELMDTSSRISKIRSRERERLRGSPWLKALQGGLLSCAYAVLDYAQTGLIAAVFFFKMMEWWYQSAEERMSAPTVYPPPPPPPPPKVAKEGIPLPPDRTLCPLCLQKRANPSVMAVSGFVFCYTCVFKYTNQYKRCPVTLMPAAVDQIRRLFHDV from the exons atgtTGTTTCAGGTGGGAGGGCAAGGAACGCGGCCGACATTCTTCGAGATGTCGGCCGCCCAGCAGCTGCCGTCAAGTGTACGCGCCGCTCTCACTTACTCACTCGGC GTATTTGCTCTGAGAAGACCCTTCATTCATAAAATTTTGGATTATGAAGATGAGTTTTTTGCGCTGCTTATGCTAGTCCTTGAAACTCACAGTTTGCGCACAACAG ACGCTTCTTTTTCAGAATCTTTATATGGCTTAAGGAGGAGGGGTGTtaagattaaattgaaaaagaGCAATTTGCTTACAAATTCCGCCGATGAGGTCCATCACACCGGCTTACATAAACGTCAAAAAGTGCTATCAGTTGTATTTCTG GTTGTTTTACCGTATTTGAAGTCAAAACTCCAATCAACCTACAACAGGGAAAGAGAAGCCAGTCTTCAGGCAAGTCTTTGGGGAGATAGTGATGAAAGGTTTGATGATGACTATGTTAGTAGAGGCAATAATTCCTTTGGGCCAAGGGACGTTTCAAATGTTGAAGCATCAGCTAGAGCTCGTTGTGTCAAGAGGTTAAGGAAGATTGTTGGTGCTTGCTACCCTTGGCTGCATGCTGGAAATGAAG GATTGTGTTTTGCCTATCAGCTATTATACTTGTTGGATGCCACTGGGTTCTACTCTCTGGGATTACATGCACTTGGCATTCATGTTTGTCGAGCTACTGGTCAAGAGCTG ATGGATACATCTTCCAGAATTTCGAAAATAAGAAGTCGTGAACGCGAGAGACTCCGTGGCTCCCCTTGGCTAAAG GCACTACAAGGTGGTTTACTCAGCTGTGCATATGCTGTTCTTGACTATGCCCAGACTGGTTTGATTGCAGCTGTATTTTTCTTCAAA ATGATGGAATGGTGGTACCAGTCTGCTGAAGAAAGAATGTCAGCGCCAACCGTATAtcctcctcctccaccacctccacctccaaag GTCGCGAAGGAGGGGATTCCACTACCTCCAGATAGGACTCTATGCCCATTATGTTTGCAGAAGCGTGCAAATCCATCAGTAATGGCCGTTTCAGGATTTGTGTTTTGCTATACTTGTGTATTTAAATATACCAATCAG TACAAACGCTGCCCCGTCACATTGATGCCTGCAGCGGTGGATCAAATCAGGAGGCTATTCCATGATGTATAA
- the LOC131006071 gene encoding uncharacterized protein LOC131006071, giving the protein MGCFPACFGHLRRDLTTKKVQHQCLSPSNEQHESVKLLTEKTESQKEEEIVANPIKLISQFEEETVSDDSNAKKVSNESENGKVEMEREKEREESLLMSEKEESCCSSLFTLSIDSRRQFFAAEMGEKEVSSLLKIKINNNTSSKHQDEEKESKDPMIEEQKSDRQCKGNEMAVETSLSSWLVDAEKSPESENNYGAIADISKLNGISTPTPCCSGDEQPGIGTVGRYWRQRGEATSGEVSSGLTGGLASVEAS; this is encoded by the exons ATGGGATGTTTTCCTGCTTGCTTTGGCCATTTGAGGCGTGATCTAACCACAAAAAAGGTCCAACATCAG TGTTTGTCTCCCAGCAATGAGCAGCATGAATCTGTGAAACTCTTAACAGAAAAAACAGAATCACAGAAAGAGGAGGAGATTGTTGCTAATCCCATCAAGCTCATTTCACAATTTGA AGAAGAAACAGTTTCTGATGACTCAAATGCCAAGAAAGTTAGTAATGAGAGTGAAAATGGCAAAGTTgaaatggagagagagaaagagagagaagagagtttGTTGATGAGTGAGAAAGAAGAGTCTTGCTGCAGCTCTCTCTTCACTCTATCCATAGATTCTAGGAGGCAATTTTTTGCTGCAGAAATGGGAGAAAAGGAGGTTAGCAGCCTACTCAAGATCAAGATCAACAACAACACATCATCTAAGCATCAAGATGAAGAGAAAGAGAGCAAAGATCCCATGATAGAGGAGCAAAAGAGTGATCGTCAGTGCAAAGGCAACGAGATGGCGGTCGAGACGAGCCTCTCGAGCTGGTTAGTCGATGCTGAGAAATCGCCGGAGAGTGAGAACAACTATGGAGCGATTGCAGATATCAGCAAGTTGAATGGGATTTCAACACCAACACCATGCTGCAGTGGAGATGAGCAACCGGGCATTGGGACGGTGGGCCGGTATTGGCGGCAGAGAGGCGAGGCGACGAGCGGAGAAGTCTCGAGTGGTCTGACCGGAGGTTTGGCAAGTGTTGAGGCTTCTTAG
- the LOC131006072 gene encoding uncharacterized protein LOC131006072 encodes MGSSAVLRRWISSSGISRSRSISYFSNSAANRMMSTAATSGGVSSPPAPWLMLPPAVDESGDLAYRFQSLATKEELIHKNKISSDELQLDELQLPAEIDLIKDVDFVGSSHGWLALYNRRSTDLFLSNPIADRHVKLPPLPGADRVILSASDAPLAFATFGSRRELAFCRPHRRGGEWTHFGGDYTYDNLVYSTKHKRLFCVCHEQEYYGINIILEGWDVDRIEERPPKLDWVIQGNDELNLADYRRDWPGRSEFKKECLQVFYMVCDEHSGDVFLVVRHVNPRVGPFGALVDKIVLSHYRGCHFMKIPYKTFDFDVYRIDFERGEVINMVGSLGGLAIFLGINEPFTIPAIAGVVKADCIYFTDENVLVGPTKLEKTSYGGHDNGVFDYEKKDFYPCCDLYPIEYEKIRKILPLPLWFTPAAAALFDSK; translated from the exons ATGGGTTCTTCCGCCGTCCTCCGCCGCTGGATCTCTAGCAGTGGAATTTCGAGATCTCGCAGCATTTCCTATTTCAGCAATTCAGCTGCAAATCGGATGATGAGCACGGCGGCCACGAGCGGCGGCGTTAGTTCACCGCCGGCGCCATGGCTGATGCTGCCACCGGCCGTCGATGAAAGCGGCGACCTAGCTTACAGATTCCAGAGCCTCGCAACGAAGGAGGAATTGATTCACAAAAACAAGATATCCAGCGATGAATTGCAGTTAGATGAATTGCAGTTACCAGCCGAAATCGACCTAATCAAGGACGTCGATTTCGTCGGATCTTCGCACGGGTGGCTTGCTCTGTACAACCGGCGAAGCACCGATCTGTTCCTCTCAAATCCAATCGCCGATCGACACGTAAAGCTTCCGCCTCTCCCCGGCGCCGACCGCGTGATCCTCTCCGCCTCAGACGCGCCTCTCGCCTTCGCGACTTTCGGTTCGCGCCGCGAACTCGCCTTCTGCCGGCCGCACCGCCGCGGCGGAGAGTGGACTCACTTCGGCGGCGACTACACCTACGACAATCTGGTGTACTCGACCAAACACAAGCGCCTCTTCTGCGTCTGCCACGAACAAGAATACTACGGGATAAATATAATCTTAGAAGGTTGGGATGTTGATCGAATTGAAGAGCGGCCTCCTAAGCTCGATTGGGTGATTCAAGGAAACGACGAGCTGAATCTAGCTGATTATCGGCGCGACTGGCCGGGGCGGTCGGAATTCAAGAAGGAGTGCTTGCAG GTGTTTTATATGGTCTGCGACGAGCATTCCGGCGACGTGTTTCTCGTGGTGCGCCACGTCAACCCCCGGGTGGGGCCCTTCGGGGCCCTCGTGGACAAAATCGTGTTGTCTCATTACAGGGGCTGTCACTTCATGAAGATTCCGTACAAGACATTTGATTTCGACGTGTACAGAATTGACTTCGAGCGAGGCGAAGTGATCAATATGGTGGGGTCGCTTGGGGGTCTCGCGATCTTCCTCGGGATCAACGAGCCTTTCACAATTCCGGCAATTGCCGGAGTTGTGAAGGCGGATTGTATCTACTTCACCGACGAGAACGTTCTCGTCGGACCGACGAAGCTGGAAAAGACAAGTTACGGCGGCCACGATAATGGTGTTTTTGATTACGAGAAGAAGGATTTCTATCCCTGCTGCGATTTGTATCCGATTGAATACGAGAAGATAAGGAAGATTCTGCCGCTGCCGCTGTGGTTCACTCCGGCTGCCGCCGCCCTTTTCGATTCTAAATAA